From Armatimonadota bacterium, one genomic window encodes:
- a CDS encoding sigma-70 family RNA polymerase sigma factor: protein MCKQQDQDALRLLLRRHERPIYNLLYRMLSSHEDAEEALAEVFVKVWRAAAGFKGDSKFTTWLYKIASNTARDFLRSRQVRREVSVEDVIIDETLVGTQMQSAAADPEKSAIEAEDKERIVRAMALLSEEDRLLVTLYHLQGCDYDEISRITDISPSNLKVKLFRARQRLKKLCLSEEAQGENNEMRTDTTQSSGLRTRQTESA from the coding sequence ATGTGCAAGCAACAGGATCAGGATGCGCTGCGTCTGCTTTTGCGCAGGCATGAGCGTCCCATCTATAACCTGCTCTATCGTATGCTTTCAAGCCATGAGGATGCAGAGGAGGCTCTTGCAGAAGTCTTTGTAAAGGTGTGGCGGGCTGCTGCCGGATTTAAGGGTGACTCGAAGTTTACCACTTGGCTTTATAAAATAGCGTCGAACACGGCCAGAGACTTCCTGCGTTCGCGGCAGGTGCGCCGGGAAGTCTCAGTAGAAGATGTTATAATCGACGAAACTCTGGTCGGCACACAAATGCAGTCCGCCGCTGCAGACCCTGAAAAGTCTGCAATAGAAGCTGAAGACAAGGAAAGAATAGTAAGAGCAATGGCTCTGCTTTCCGAAGAGGACCGGCTCCTGGTAACACTTTACCATTTGCAGGGGTGCGATTATGACGAGATATCGAGGATCACCGATATTTCGCCGAGTAATCTGAAAGTCAAGCTATTTAGAGCACGTCAGAGGCTGAAGAAGCTGTGTTTGAGCGAGGAAGCGCAAGGCGAGAACAATGAAATGCGAACAGATACAACCCAATCTTCTGGACTACGCACAAGGCAAACTGAGTCAGCCTGA
- a CDS encoding uroporphyrinogen decarboxylase family protein, whose protein sequence is MSYFIEQMDYDKHNEEVARVWQAFNAKKPVRVPVILGINSRIYLLNPDLNKEGITFQQYSEDPDLMARVQMLSQDYIRHNMIQDAEMGMPKDGWNIYVDLQNVYEAAWFGAKVEYRPGQVPDTSPILGGSNKRMLFDRGFPDPFTSGIMAKNWDFYERMKANRSKYIFKGLPVINVGFGAGAYTDGPMTVAASLRGATELCMDIYEDPDYFHELLAFITQATIKRIKAFRKALGLEMKPQSWGFADDSIELLSVDIYKEFVLPYHKMLLNELAGKGPHAMHLCGDAGRLMPIIRNELNVQLWDAGFPVDYAKARELLGPDFQIQTGPTVATLLQGTPEEVDEESRRILESGIMRGGRFVLREANNLSPCTPAENVKAMYEAAKKYGTFE, encoded by the coding sequence ATGAGCTACTTCATTGAACAAATGGATTACGATAAACACAACGAAGAAGTTGCGCGCGTCTGGCAGGCATTCAATGCAAAAAAGCCGGTAAGAGTGCCGGTCATCCTTGGAATCAACTCAAGAATATATCTGCTGAATCCTGATTTGAATAAGGAGGGGATTACTTTTCAGCAGTATTCCGAAGACCCTGATCTTATGGCGAGAGTGCAGATGCTCAGTCAAGACTACATCCGCCATAATATGATTCAGGATGCAGAGATGGGCATGCCGAAAGATGGATGGAATATATACGTCGATCTGCAAAATGTTTATGAAGCGGCGTGGTTTGGCGCAAAGGTCGAGTATCGGCCCGGACAGGTCCCCGACACAAGCCCGATTCTTGGCGGCTCTAACAAGCGAATGCTCTTTGACCGGGGCTTTCCCGACCCGTTCACATCAGGCATTATGGCAAAGAACTGGGATTTCTATGAGCGTATGAAGGCCAACCGAAGCAAATATATCTTTAAGGGTCTTCCCGTAATAAACGTGGGCTTTGGTGCGGGAGCCTATACCGACGGGCCTATGACTGTCGCCGCATCGCTGCGCGGAGCTACCGAGCTTTGCATGGATATCTATGAGGACCCTGATTATTTCCATGAACTGCTTGCATTTATCACTCAGGCTACCATCAAGCGGATCAAAGCGTTCAGAAAAGCGCTTGGGCTGGAGATGAAACCGCAATCATGGGGGTTTGCGGACGACAGTATAGAACTGCTCTCCGTTGACATTTATAAAGAATTTGTGCTGCCGTATCACAAAATGCTTCTTAATGAACTCGCCGGTAAGGGCCCTCATGCAATGCACCTTTGCGGTGACGCCGGACGCCTGATGCCGATAATCAGGAATGAGCTGAATGTGCAGCTGTGGGATGCGGGGTTCCCGGTCGATTACGCAAAGGCGCGCGAACTGCTTGGTCCGGATTTTCAGATTCAGACCGGACCCACAGTCGCCACATTGCTGCAGGGCACCCCGGAAGAGGTCGATGAGGAATCCAGGCGAATCCTGGAGTCGGGCATTATGCGCGGCGGGCGGTTTGTGCTGCGCGAAGCCAATAATCTAAGCCCATGCACCCCGGCGGAAAATGTGAAGGCGATGTATGAGGCAGCCAAAAAATATGGAACATTCGAGTGA